A region of Myxococcus stipitatus DSM 14675 DNA encodes the following proteins:
- a CDS encoding 6-phosphofructokinase, translating to MPRSLRLGVLTGGGDCPGLNALIRGLVKRGTHEFGHEFVGIENGYMGLVEPDLTRPLTEEDTRGILPKGGTILGTSNRANPFIYAFREGTRWVERDVSDAVLRRCEELKLDGLVAVGGDGTLSIAHRLSEKGLKVVGCPKTIDNDLCGTDQTFGFDTARLIVTEALDRLHSTAESHDRVMLVEIMGRHAGFLTLESGLAGGADVILLPEIPYRVESIVEKLRARATRRRSFSIIAISEGAFPVGGTLAVLDRAEDVPGRGVVRLGGSGKVCADLLAQHIEAEIRVNVLGHLQRGGSPSAADRVLATRYGCGVLDLVRDGKWDHMVALRAGEIVAVPLSESRKERRVDPSGDLVRFAKSMGISFGD from the coding sequence ATGCCCCGTTCCCTGAGACTCGGAGTCCTCACCGGTGGCGGCGACTGCCCCGGGCTCAACGCGCTCATTCGCGGCCTCGTCAAGCGAGGCACGCACGAGTTCGGCCATGAGTTCGTGGGCATCGAGAACGGCTACATGGGTCTGGTGGAGCCCGACCTCACGCGTCCTCTCACCGAGGAGGACACGCGCGGCATCCTGCCCAAGGGCGGCACCATCCTGGGCACGTCCAACCGGGCCAACCCCTTCATCTACGCGTTCCGAGAGGGCACCCGCTGGGTGGAGCGCGACGTGTCCGACGCGGTGCTGCGGCGCTGCGAGGAGCTGAAGCTCGACGGCCTCGTCGCCGTGGGAGGCGACGGCACCCTCTCGATCGCCCACCGGCTCAGCGAGAAGGGCCTCAAGGTGGTCGGCTGTCCGAAGACCATCGACAACGACTTGTGCGGCACGGACCAGACGTTCGGCTTCGACACCGCGCGCCTCATCGTGACGGAGGCGCTGGACCGCCTGCACTCCACCGCCGAGTCCCATGACCGGGTGATGCTGGTGGAGATCATGGGCCGGCACGCGGGCTTCCTCACGCTGGAGAGCGGTCTGGCGGGTGGCGCCGACGTCATCCTCCTCCCGGAGATTCCCTACCGGGTGGAGTCCATCGTCGAGAAGCTGCGCGCTCGCGCCACGCGCCGCCGCAGCTTCTCCATCATCGCCATCTCCGAGGGCGCCTTCCCCGTGGGCGGCACGCTGGCCGTGCTGGACCGGGCCGAGGATGTCCCCGGGCGCGGCGTGGTGCGGCTGGGCGGCTCCGGCAAGGTGTGCGCGGACCTGCTGGCGCAGCACATCGAGGCGGAGATTCGAGTGAATGTCCTGGGCCACCTCCAGCGCGGCGGCAGCCCCAGCGCGGCGGACCGGGTGCTGGCCACGCGCTATGGTTGCGGGGTGCTGGACCTGGTGCGCGACGGGAAGTGGGACCACATGGTGGCCCTGCGCGCGGGGGAGATTGTCGCCGTACCACTGAGTGAGTCGCGCAAGGAGCGCCGGGTGGACCCGTCGGGGGACCTGGTGCGCTTCGCCAAGAGCATGGGCATCAGCTTCGGGGACTGA
- a CDS encoding serine/threonine-protein kinase, with product MTLVGRHIGRYRILEQLGSGGMSVVYKGLDTALDREVAVKVLHPHLAGKDESRRRLAREARAVAKLHHPNILEVFDFSAADAQDAFIVTEYIRGRTLKTVLDEGPLDPPELAAMIIHELAAALAHAHEAGVIHRDLKPENVMVREDGVLKLMDFGIARLLDIEERMTVTGTLVGSPAHMSPEIIEGLEAGPAADVFSVGIMFYAAMTGRLPFSAPNTTATLKRILDGDYEDPRRRLPALSDELADICARCLQRDPTQRYPDAGKLRDALADYLAGLGFARVGEELVSFFADPTSYRKVARQRIVAALLERGERMLAEKRTPRALGCLNQVLALDAQNTRALGLLKSIQRAQRLKTWRRRGIRLVVGLVTATAVSIGGYKAYQARLASTAPEVSLPHEKPTSLGGDTAPGVKPPAVPAGANGEPRGTPANPTPHGTSQTPEAEAPPKTSGGAPRESTSGAPRTGSVVPARGSSSDLSSGLGTRGLRSTGSSVAERAVEDSRTPPSGPGEERVAGKKPASKKNFVSILVRPFGTIRVDDGPPSAQALQKHDVDIPPGPHTITISCQYCEDVVETIDVRADVENVFHLGAQPKPSPLSFQYEPAEATVRVGEQVRTARDTVAHPFEIRSPRGPAGFQHTVTVEISHPGFKTERYAVQLRPGEPRVLSGSLRPE from the coding sequence ATGACGCTCGTCGGCCGCCATATCGGTCGTTACCGCATCCTCGAGCAACTGGGCTCGGGGGGCATGAGCGTCGTGTACAAAGGGCTCGACACCGCCCTGGACCGCGAGGTCGCGGTGAAGGTGCTGCACCCGCACCTGGCCGGCAAGGATGAGTCGCGGCGCAGGCTCGCGCGCGAGGCCCGCGCGGTGGCCAAGCTGCACCACCCCAACATCCTGGAGGTGTTCGACTTCTCCGCCGCGGACGCGCAGGACGCGTTCATCGTCACCGAGTACATCCGCGGCCGGACGCTCAAGACCGTCCTGGACGAGGGCCCGTTGGATCCGCCGGAGCTCGCGGCGATGATCATCCACGAGCTGGCGGCGGCGCTCGCGCACGCCCACGAGGCTGGCGTCATCCACCGCGACCTCAAGCCGGAGAACGTCATGGTGCGCGAGGACGGGGTCCTCAAGCTCATGGACTTCGGCATCGCCCGGCTGCTCGACATCGAGGAGCGGATGACGGTGACGGGCACGCTCGTGGGCTCGCCGGCCCACATGTCCCCGGAGATCATCGAGGGCCTGGAGGCCGGCCCCGCCGCGGACGTCTTCAGCGTGGGCATCATGTTCTACGCGGCCATGACGGGGCGCCTGCCCTTCTCCGCGCCGAACACCACGGCCACGCTCAAGCGCATCCTCGACGGGGACTACGAGGACCCTCGCCGTCGCCTCCCCGCCCTGTCGGACGAGCTGGCGGACATCTGCGCGCGCTGTCTCCAGAGAGACCCCACGCAGCGCTACCCCGACGCGGGCAAGCTGCGCGACGCGCTGGCGGACTACCTCGCGGGCCTGGGCTTCGCGCGGGTGGGAGAAGAGCTGGTCTCGTTCTTCGCCGACCCCACCTCGTACCGGAAGGTGGCCCGGCAGCGCATCGTCGCGGCGCTCCTGGAGCGCGGTGAGCGGATGCTCGCGGAGAAGCGGACGCCGCGCGCGCTCGGATGCCTGAATCAGGTGCTCGCGCTGGATGCGCAGAACACGCGGGCCCTGGGCCTGCTCAAGAGCATCCAGCGCGCCCAGCGCCTCAAGACCTGGCGACGGCGCGGCATCCGCCTGGTCGTGGGACTGGTCACCGCCACCGCCGTGAGCATCGGCGGCTACAAGGCCTACCAGGCACGCCTCGCCTCCACCGCGCCCGAGGTGTCGCTCCCCCACGAAAAGCCCACCTCCCTCGGAGGAGACACCGCCCCCGGCGTGAAGCCCCCGGCCGTCCCCGCTGGCGCGAACGGCGAACCACGTGGCACCCCGGCGAATCCGACCCCTCACGGCACGAGCCAGACGCCGGAGGCCGAGGCGCCCCCCAAGACCAGCGGCGGTGCGCCTCGCGAGAGCACGTCGGGTGCGCCTCGCACGGGGTCCGTGGTGCCCGCGCGAGGCTCCTCGAGCGACCTCTCCTCGGGACTGGGGACTCGGGGCCTGCGCTCCACCGGGAGCAGCGTCGCCGAGCGCGCCGTGGAGGACAGCCGCACGCCGCCGAGCGGACCGGGCGAGGAGCGCGTCGCCGGGAAGAAGCCCGCGTCGAAGAAGAACTTCGTCTCCATCCTCGTGCGTCCCTTCGGCACCATCCGCGTGGATGACGGGCCGCCCAGCGCCCAGGCGCTCCAGAAGCACGACGTGGACATCCCGCCGGGCCCGCACACCATCACCATCTCCTGCCAGTACTGCGAGGACGTGGTGGAGACCATCGACGTCCGCGCGGACGTGGAGAACGTCTTCCACCTGGGCGCCCAGCCCAAGCCGTCGCCCCTGTCGTTCCAGTACGAGCCCGCCGAGGCCACCGTGCGCGTGGGCGAGCAGGTGCGCACCGCGCGGGACACCGTGGCGCACCCGTTCGAGATCCGCTCGCCGCGAGGCCCCGCGGGCTTCCAGCACACGGTGACGGTCGAAATCTCCCACCCTGGCTTCAAGACGGAGCGCTACGCGGTGCAGCTGCGCCCCGGGGAGCCCAGAGTCCTGAGCGGGAGCTTGCGCCCCGAATGA
- a CDS encoding tetratricopeptide repeat protein, whose amino-acid sequence MNRGLALITLWLVLWHPTVSLAQDAAGDPEVAALRASFDYGKYAEVLDRAGARIDRGGLSEDELVELHKLAGLAAFNLGRTEEASRHLRALLRLDPDFSLDPFVVPPPAVAFMEGIKSEMGNELEFLRQERRLRQEREKAEAERRERERVEAEVLRRRAEELAGQVTVRTVEKRNFLVNFVPFGAGQFQQGRNSLGIVFAATEGALAVTSIISYFAYESLFEERTIELDNVLDEDGKASITVRFIPTNRERQRDTWQLLKLASAAGFYTIYALGVVDALYHHEDEVVRTSVETREAPEGDSPRAGLSLTAPRRTRIARPAATVGLYPTDGGLGAAFSLSF is encoded by the coding sequence ATGAACCGAGGTCTCGCGCTCATCACCCTGTGGCTCGTGCTGTGGCACCCCACCGTCTCGCTCGCGCAGGACGCCGCGGGAGACCCCGAAGTGGCCGCCCTGCGCGCGAGCTTCGACTACGGCAAGTACGCGGAGGTCCTGGACCGCGCCGGTGCCCGCATCGACCGGGGCGGGCTGAGCGAGGACGAGCTGGTGGAGCTGCACAAGCTGGCGGGGCTCGCGGCCTTCAACCTGGGCCGCACCGAGGAGGCCTCGCGCCACCTGCGCGCCCTGCTCCGGTTGGACCCGGACTTCTCCCTGGACCCGTTCGTCGTCCCGCCCCCGGCCGTGGCGTTCATGGAGGGCATCAAGAGCGAGATGGGCAACGAGCTGGAGTTCCTCCGCCAGGAGCGCCGGCTGCGCCAGGAGCGAGAGAAGGCCGAGGCCGAGCGTCGCGAGCGGGAGCGCGTGGAAGCGGAGGTCCTCCGCCGCCGCGCCGAGGAGCTGGCCGGTCAGGTCACCGTCCGCACGGTGGAGAAGCGCAACTTCCTGGTCAACTTCGTGCCCTTCGGAGCCGGCCAGTTCCAGCAAGGCCGCAACAGCCTGGGCATCGTGTTCGCCGCCACCGAGGGCGCGCTCGCGGTGACGAGCATCATCTCCTACTTCGCCTACGAGTCGCTCTTCGAGGAGCGCACCATCGAGCTGGACAACGTGCTCGACGAGGATGGCAAGGCGTCCATCACCGTGCGCTTCATCCCCACCAACCGCGAGCGCCAGCGAGACACCTGGCAGCTGCTCAAGCTGGCGTCGGCCGCGGGCTTCTACACCATCTACGCGCTGGGCGTGGTGGACGCGCTGTACCACCACGAGGACGAAGTGGTCCGCACCAGCGTCGAGACGCGCGAGGCCCCCGAGGGTGACTCCCCCCGCGCGGGCCTCTCACTCACCGCGCCCCGGCGCACTCGCATTGCCCGCCCCGCCGCCACCGTGGGGCTGTACCCCACCGATGGCGGACTGGGTGCCGCCTTCAGCCTTTCCTTCTGA